The Nerophis ophidion isolate RoL-2023_Sa linkage group LG29, RoL_Noph_v1.0, whole genome shotgun sequence genome includes the window tggagggtcgtggaaatcaactgaccaaaaactgtttttatcatctcagaaatatttctaaagcGAGAAATTTGCTGTCTGAAttggatctcgaaatgatcattTCGTCTCGTATTGACTATAGCAATTCACTTGTTTGAACAAGTCAACgttaaagagacttcagactgtacaaaatgcagctgccagacttttgaccagTGCACCCAGAAGAGCCCTTATCCCGTCTATtcgatccagtcttcattggcttccagtcaaattcCGCATAGattttaagattttagtcctgactttcCGTGCGTTGCTTGGTGATCTCTGATTTGTtgtgcccctactcttcagggcatAGTCGTCAGTCTTCAGgcttacttagacttagacttagttcCTCCCGTTCCTATTGGAACATTGGGTGACGAATCCTCTCCATTTTCTCCGGTCTCTGGATGCTCTTCTTGCTCCATGCCAGCTGACACCTATCTCCCTTAGGTCATCCTTGGCTGTCTGTCTCCAGGTCTTCTTTGGTCTCCATTTCTTCCCGATTCCACCGTCTGGCATCCAGTCCATTGCCACACTTGCCGGTCTCTCTCTTGGCAGTCGGACTACGTGCCCCATCATTCTCCTTCTCCTTTCGGAGACAATGTCAGACAGTGCTGCTACACCTGCCCTCCTAATCACCTCTTCGTTGGAGATGTGGTCTCTCCAGGATGGATCTGAGGCATCGTCGGTGGAAGACATCCAGGTTGTTAGTGATACTGGCCGTAGGGTCTCTCAAATACTCAAACATACTAAAAAAAACCGAGACCTGGTACTCCAGGCTGTAGCCCTCAGACTCTAATTTATTTTCCGCATGCACTGTTTAGCGTGTGGTATTAGGTCTTAGTGAATCACAACCAGATTGTAGCTTGTAATGTTAGTACCGTTCCTAGAGGGGGTGTGCTAACATGTTACAAAGGTAAATGTACATCATGTGGttctacctgttctcattaggacATCCCTCCCGTTCTTCACATacttcttcaagtaagaaggacaGTCTTCCGTGAAGTAGAACTGATCGTTGTCCATCATTTGTCTGTTACGTTCCCACATGAGTTTGGTGGGGAAAGCTTGTGGTTTTGCCgccgtccatgtccatgtctccATGTCCAACGATATGAAGTCTTCTCCATCATAACCGTACCGTAACCAGCCTTTAACCTCGTCCGTTTCGTCATTCCATTCACAACCAACCATCTCCTGGTAAATGTGAACGCCTGAGAGGATGATACAAAGTGTGTAAATCAGAGtgaaacccacacacacacttcagaGTATCATGTCTTTTTTGTCGGACATTATGGGATGAACAAAGACAAATTATCAGTGCAGGTAATACTGCATAAGAAATGTAAAGGGACAGCaggtattagggctgggcgatatatcgaatatactcgatatatcacgggtttgtctctgtgcgatatggaaaatgactatatcgtgatattcgagtatttaCGTTCTcgggcagttgcttttagctgcggacttgtctctccttctcacagagacatgtGATCTgtgatctatatttatatagcgcttttctctggtgactcaaagcgctttacatagtgaaacccaatatctaagtttcatttaaaccagtgtgggtggcactgggagcaggtgggtaaagtgtcttgcccaaggacacaacggcagtgactagggtggcggaagtgggaatcgaacctgcaacccccaagttgctggcacggccactctaccaaccgagctataaacgaaccttcttacatacgtcacatactctcgcaacgtcatacgccctcgcgaaCCCGAAAGGCAGCGACATGGTAAAGTAAGCTGTGatggtaacaaatgaatgaaaaattaattcccaagaaaaacagcacgaggtccaccgtctggcggtggtttggcttcaagcgggaagatgttttacaagtatgcggcaaaagctttGCTACAAAAAGCAGCGGCACAGCTagtgtgtagcatcatttggaaAGTCACCCGcgggagaatgaagagtgcttgaaactcggcATGTCAACATTTCCGGCCGGTGCCACCCCAAAGAAATGtcaaggcaaccatttccagatcaacaccgtatgaaaaataagtcaataacagaaagagataacgtccgcaggaacctaccacatagtgaaggacatacactatttgatttcctgttatgcagctccTTTTTActcgacagttattgaaatatcttgtgtgacatcatgcacaaaagtgcactttatttgttttaaactcttgtagtggcgttctgtacaaaaagtgcactttaatttagtgttgttttgatatgtcatcttagtgacatcatgcacaaaagtgcactcatagcttgttttaaaatgtctctgacagtcttgcactttctgttttggaaatgacatgaatgtttgtgccactgcttaataactgtttaataaatacacttttggtcaattgacttagttgtggtttccctctctgcatgaaagtttaaaatgagcatatattaatgcagtatgttttaatgtagacacctagaatcatcatactgctgtgattatatttagcaagtgttcattcaaggctaaggcaaaatatcgagatatatattgtgtatcgcggtgtggcctaaaaatatcgagatattgataaaaggccatatcgcccagccctaccagaTGTATTCAAATAGTATAAAGTTCAACACAAACAAACCTTCAGTGTGGTTGAAACGCTTCATAAACTTTGCAACGTTGAATCTGAACACAATCTGGTTGTATACATAGATCCGTGTCTGGGTCTGCCAGTACTTTTCATCCTCTTctgtgattttgttcatccagtcTTGTTTGGATACCGCCCTCTTGATGTTGCTGTCATAGTAAACGATCTCAACATCGTCAACATAACCGACGCTCACAAACTCTGGGAGGTTTTTCACTTGAGAGGACGCGGTGTTGAAGTACTTcagcgtgtgaatcactgaaagTAAGAACGAGATATAACATTTTGTTATTGAACACGACAACTTTTTTAACTCGTGCAATTCGTATGTGAAATGATTGTCTCTTAAATTGGTTCTTCGTGTAAACATGAAAACACTGATTTCTGTAAAGTACACTTTGCACACACAACCTGCACATTAATGGATTTGTAAACTGACACAAAAAACTCTATAACAGTCACTGGtaagtaaatgtatttatgtatttattattatttattcatttatttatttattacttttgCCATAACTTTTAAGTagtaaatattgtgttttttttatttagttcaCGTTTGCTTGATTAAACATGTCTAATAATATATCGTaaattaaagggaaactgcactttttttttacgaattcCGACCATCATTCAAAATCTTTATGAGCAACAAGATTAGATATGATTATTTTTGTGCATAATCGAGTCATTTTAGGTGGcttttacattgctatacctagtctatttatacctgcattgtcctttccatccttacactttccatccttgtaactaagctactgtgttgaacaatttcccttgtggatcattaaagtttgtctaagtctaagtctaagccaAAGTCTAACAATGCAGATATTAGGAATGAACCAAATTGGGTATAAATCACTGTAAAAAtgcaacaatactttatttatgtCCTGAAACCTGTAAAGGAACCGAGCTATAgctacatttttattgcaataGCTAACACGGACAAACTACCGTAATTTCCGAACAATAGAGCCTCACCCACTAAactttagaatatatatatatttttttatgtacttgtcgcaccggactataagctgcagatataaacattgtgaaattagttacttacacagaaatattaagaaaatgtttatttaatgcctgaattgtttccaaacagtgtctgtacaaggcagtaaaacgggatgatcaaacaaaacataagtcatcgtcatggacccactagctgcggaagctagctctccaacagACTCCACGGacatgttttggtgaatttactgaggaatttgtgaaactaaaataatacaaaaagaatgccattgtaagttagtaatacctacacagacacttgtaaatgtgtttgcATATCAGCTAATGATAACGACACTAGCATAACTACCTTACAAAAGCACCTACAAATATGAATACATCAAAGATAATTATGTTGAACTCTAAGTGTAAACATAACTTGGCCCTAGGGAAATAAACTATTAACTGGAAATCGCAACAAGTTATTAGGGAAGATTCTGGGGAAGTTATGTGATGAACAGGAGGAAAATgttagaatatccatccatccattttctaccgcttattccctttcggggtcgcggggggtgctggcacctatctcagctacaatcgggcggaaggcggggtacaccctgaacaagtcgccacctcatcccagggccaacacagaaagacagacaacattcacactcacattcacacactagggccaatttagtgtttccaatcaacctatccccaggtgcatgtctttggaagtgggaggaagccggaatacccggagggaacccacgcattcacggggaggacatgcaaactccacacagaaagatcctcagcctggatttgaacccaggactgcaggaccttcgtattgtgaggcagacgcactaacccctctgccaccgtgaagccctaattatttgtaaattaccacacaactcttatgcttaaaggccgttgctatagttattagctattgtgctctaGTTAGACTTTTATAtttgtgcaaggacaaaacttcttgtctgagaggtggcctcagccgcagatgttaacTTTGTTTTAGttcgctaacagccaaggacttcaaggacctcaacgaagataagacgacagcacgcagacgaagcagagacgaGGCAGTCACAAGGACTCCAGCACATTCTGTCGGTCGTGCTTACTGGAAGCTGCTTTGCATGAAATGTGTGGCCACTCTTTTAgatgcggcctcagtgatgtaaacagggacctcAAAAATAAATAGAGGAAATTGTGGGTCGTAGTTTGGATccgtaactagaatacagcccaaaaacGTCTCTCcttattgagccaaattgaaatTTGTCtttgcatggttccttgcttcttgtctgtttgatAGATATCATCAGTGTTTGAGTTCTACTGTataacttacaaacgttgcttaaaGTGACGGATGAAGAATCCATCTGAGTAAAAACACTATGGACGGCTGGAAGAGGAACATGGCCCTCCAGTTGAAAAAAAGCACAaccctgcagtgagcaaacttgtctataagatagcgccatagcacaaacaataaagcgtttttaagtatattttcttgttttgtttttccaaccGATTTTTATTATggatgttataataataataaaaaaaatccataaattagctacACTGTCTTACaaccaacacagacactcgtaaatgtgtttgcATATCAGCTAATGATAGCGGCACGAGCATAACTACCTTACAAAAGCACCTACAAATATGCATACATCAAAGAAAATTATGTTGAACTCTGAGTGTAAACATAACTTGGCCCTAGGGAAATAAACTATTAACTAGAAATCGCAACAAATTATTAGGGAAGATACTGGGGAAGTTATGTGATAAACAGGAGgaaaatgttagaataattatttgtaaattaccacacaactcttatgcttaaaggccgttgctatagttattagctattgtgctctaGTTAGActtttatatttgtaaaaaaaaaagtagcggcttattgtCTGGAATTTACGATATTTTTCTAGCGCATTAACACACGATCTTTTTCAGAGACACACTCGCAGTCTCACATTGCTACGGCATTAGCAAGAGGTAAGTTAGCTTCTGCTTCAGCAGTTGAATATTAACGCAAGGGTTATAGCCCGGGAGCAGATGCCATTCAATAAAAAACATAAGCAGCAATTATAAAGAAGAGGAGTCTGTTTATTTGCTTTCATAAATGAAAACAactgaacattttgaagtgcatcaacgggagaaagaaagaaggaaactGATTTATTGAAGAAGGTAGCTAAGGAAACGTAGAATGCTGGCCTCATTTGGACTCTCCAACGAAATACCAATGAGATGAAAGGGAATTAAGCAAAAAacgtacacaaacctcttcatgcTGCATTTGTGCACTCAGAACTGATGAACAATACCGGTTGTTTAACTGGTTGGATAGTCCAAAACcatagcaaccttcatctggaacagtatcagtcagggcaCAAACTGTCTTTTACTTtggatttaaaaataataaaacaaggtgactctgtaaaaaatctgggtattatcttcgacccaactctctcctctgagtcacacattaaaagcgttactaaaacggccttctttcatctccgtaatatcgctaaaattcgctccattctgtccactaaagacgctgagatcattatccatgcgtttgttacgtctcgtctcgattactgtaacgtattattttcgggtctccccatgtctagcattaaaagattacagttggtacaaaatgcggctgctagacttttgacaagaacaagaaagtttgatcacattacgcctgtactggctcacctgcactggcttcctgtgcacttaagatgtgactttaaggttttactacttacgtataaaatactacacggtctagctccagcctatcttgccgattgtattgtaccatatgtcccggcaagaaatctgcgttcaaaagactccggcttattagtgattcctagagcccaaaaaaagtctgcgggctatagagcattttccgttcggactccagtactctggaatgccctcccggtaacagttcgagatgctacctcagtagaagcatttaagtctcaccttaaaactcatctgtatactctagcctttaaatacacctcctttttagaccagtcgatctgccgcttcttttctttctcctatgtccccccctcccttgtggagggggtccggtccgatgaccatggatgaagtactggctgtccagagtcgagacccaggatggaccgctcgtcgggacccaggatggaccgctcgcctgtatcggttggggacatctctacgttgcggatccgcctccgcttgagatggtttcctgtggacgggactctcgctgctgtcttggatccgctttgaactgaactctcgcggctgtgttggagccactatggattgaactttcacagtatcatgttagacccgctcgacatccattgctttcggtcccctagtggggggggggttgcccacatctgaggtcctctccaaggtttctcatagtcagcattgtcactgacgtcccactggatgtgaattctccctgcccactgggtgtgagttttccttgctcttttgtgggttcttccgaggatgtcgtagtcgtaatgatttgtgcagtcctttgagacatttgtgatttggggctatataaataaacattgattgattgattgaaaaaagattaaaggcctactgaaagccactactagcgaccacgcagtctgatagtttatatatcaatgatgaaatattagcatggcaacacatgccaatacggcatttttagttgactaaattacaattttaaatttcccgctgagtttcttgttgaaaacgtcgcggaatgacgacgcgtatgatgacgcgtgttcgtgacgtctcgagtaggaggggacatattagcccagcaccacacacggctaaaagtcgtctcttttcatggcgcaattacacagtattctggacatctgtgttgctaaatcttttgcaatttgttcaattaataatggagaagtcaaagtagaaagatggaggtgggaagctttagccttgagCCACACAAACACTcggtgtttccttctttaaaattcccaaaggtgaagatttactatggatcagagcggtcaagcgaacatggatcccgaccacttgtca containing:
- the LOC133545893 gene encoding major histocompatibility complex class I-related gene protein-like isoform X1, which produces MDLHLFLMSAVQVHTVVSVIHTLKYFNTASSQVKNLPEFVSVGYVDDVEIVYYDSNIKRAVSKQDWMNKITEEDEKYWQTQTRIYVYNQIVFRFNVAKFMKRFNHTEGVHIYQEMVGCEWNDETDEVKGWLRYGYDGEDFISLDMETWTWTAAKPQAFPTKLMWERNRQMMDNDQFYFTEDCPSYLKKYVKNGRDVLMRTELPMVSLLQKTPSSPVTCHATGFYPDQAIMFWRKGGEELREEVEYGEMLPNHDGTFQMTADLKVKVTADADGEYECVFRLTGVEEDLVTKLERRNILTNARDEGNKVVLPVVVLLVAIFVVRRLRNRLSQLFLVFIFFWGGRPKN